One region of Culex pipiens pallens isolate TS chromosome 2, TS_CPP_V2, whole genome shotgun sequence genomic DNA includes:
- the LOC120423998 gene encoding uncharacterized protein K02A2.6-like: MAANALSFRMFEEEVEEWELFKEQLEEFFKSAKVPAEGKVPVLVNCLKVPTYKLLRDLCTPARPSTKTYDELCILLGCHFTPTTVVHKERRIFFTATRGENGPEPVKMWLARIKRLSANCKFGDQLAHNLTNKFICGLTGKAFDRVCEEDEKVTLEKALALALKYDEEEKEAQPVNLLKKTQRPRADKEPRGELKCYACGAPGHVRSKCRFREAVCRRCRMKGHIEAACLRKTEHFVEVRTPSSPVQEEGYGEEEDDVKLEHNFLSKADPVVYSIISPKSESAPFKAVVSVGKQTFAMEIDSGAAISAVSESFRRAKLAQLEVRSTKLSLMGYSGECLKVLGCVEPELVFNGVTKRVVFAIVEKGGPPLLGRNFIKAFGLQILPMNVMSVSSVNDKLEGLLKRYDDLFSGKLGSYKGMEVDITLEDGAKPVFCKPRPVPFSFEEAVEKELNTAVEMGVLTKCDSSDWGTPVVPVLKDDGKSIRLCGDYKITVNKYVKEVRHPLPRIEEVMAKLNGGKLFSKLDLSRAYNQFVLTEESRRVCALSTHKGVFLMNRLPFGIKTSSGIVQREMEKLFANEPFVITFIDDVLITGRNDEEHLATLERVLEILHRSGLTLRKDKCTFFKKKVSYLGFEITENGVTKTQDRLKAIVAAKAPENVSEVRAFAGMMNYYGRFIKDLSTIMSPLYELLKKGSKFVWSQSCQAAFERAKQEVCKDVSLSHFDPKKEIVLICDASNVGVSAVLAHREHNEDRPIAFASRTLSPSEKGYSVLQKEGLAIVFGLNKYYFYLAGNKVTIKTDHKPLVAIFGPQKGVPVMAAGRMQRWANFISGFQYQMDHISSEENVADYPSRCPVESWELWKEDGTYLNFITSGSKLSLDTDALRAATEGDKVLSFVRQQVLLGKKQGLQNDEFQAFARIYEELAVENDIVMRGFRVVVPASLRQVVLEELHTAHLGVNKSKSVARGYFWWPGLDEAIESYIRGCSACLSEQPSPPLAELIPWEVPIRPWSRIHVDYAGPIQGVWYLIVIDALTKWPEVFPTRTITATFTIERLMECMARFGLVDEIVSDNGTQFTAKEFKSFVEANGIKHNLTAPGHPASNGAAENFVKTFKSALKKACNDGLGRRSSEVLNNFLMAYRKSTHCSSKLSPAVALLGREMVTKFDRMLPQSTKPEVPKLDVLKENLTTAQRKQQRQFKGSRIHEFCPGEKVLVRDYSDPNHTKWEKAVVDQVLGKRNYLVTLSSSRRRIKRHLDQMVPDTSVAKAGARMFPKSGGASCVPSRPSSSLLSGNYSAKIVLGSETKASTQPAAVQPESREGAESPVGPQETQELGDMVGEEEVRGFDTGWSVQGKKRKVKEVFPDPYARKTSKRLKRSKYDQLLRMFLPLQNSACEKSEHKPNSNGPNGELSENQHA, encoded by the coding sequence ATGGCGGCGAACGCGTTGTCGTTTCGAATGTTCGAGGAGGAAGTGGAGGAATGGGAGTTATTCAAGGAACAATTGGAGGAGTTCTTCAAGTCGGCCAAGGTTCCGGCCGAAGGCAAGGTGCCGGTTTTGGTGAACTGCTTGAAGGTCCCGACCTACAAGCTGCTGCGTGACTTGTGTACGCCGGCGCGGCCATCGACGAAAACCTACGACGAGCTGTGCATTTTGCTGGGCTGCCACTTCACGCCGACGACGGTAGTACACAAGGAGAGACGGATTTTCTTCACGGCAACAAGGGGCGAGAATGGGCCAGAACCGGTGAAGATGTGGTTGGCGCGGATCAAGCGTTTGTCGGCCAATTGCAAGTTCGGAGATCAGTTGGCACATAACCTCACAAACAAGTTCATCTGTGGTTTGACTGGAAAAGCTTTTGATCGGGTGTGTGAGGAGGACGAGAAAGTGACCCTCGAAAAAGCTCTGGCGTTGGCGTTGAAGTACGACGAGGAAGAAAAAGAAGCGCAGCCTGTCAACCTGTTGAAGAAGACGCAGCGACCCAGGGCGGACAAGGAGCCACGAGGAGAGCTGAAGTGCTACGCTTGCGGAGCGCCGGGGCACGTCAGATCGAAGTGTCGGTTCCGGGAGGCGGTATGTCGCAGGTGCAGAATGAAGGGGCACATCGAGGCTGCGTGCTTGCGGAAGACGGAGCACTTCGTCGAGGTGCGAACGCCGTCGTCTCCGGTCCAGGAGGAGGGTTACGGCGAGGAAGAGGACGACGTTAAGCTGGAGCACAACTTTTTGAGTAAGGCCGATCCTGTAGTGTATAGTATTATTTCCCCCAAGTCTGAAAGTGCGCCGTTTAAGGCAGTAGTGAGTGTGGGTAAACAAACTTTTGCTATGGAGATCGATTCGGGAGCGGCTATCTCGGCTGTGTCGGAAAGCTTTCGTCGTGCGAAATTGGCTCAATTGGAGGTTAGGAGTACAAAGCTTAGTTTGATGGGTTATTCGGGGGAGTGCTTAAAAGTGTTGGGGTGTGTTGAACCAGAGCTGGTGTTTAATGGTGTGACGAAAAGGGTGGTGTTTGCGATTGTGGAAAAAGGTGGCCCTCCCCTACTGGGGCGCAACTTCATCAAAGCGTTTGGACTACAGATTTTACCGATGAACGTCATGAGTGTGTCAAGTGTGAATGATAAACTAGAAGGACTGTTGAAGCGCTATGATGATCTGTTTTCCGGGAAGCTTGGAAGCTACAAGGGGATGGAAGTGGACATTACGCTGGAGGACGGAGCGAAGCCGGTGTTTTGTAAACCAAGACCAGTTCCGTTCAGCTTTGAGGAAGCAGTCGAGAAGGAGTTGAACACCGCAGTGGAGATGGGGGTGTTGACCAAGTGCGACTCGTCCGATTGGGGAACCCCGGTGGTGCCAGTGTTGAAGGACGATGGCAAATCCATCCGCCTTTGTGGCGACTACAAGATTACCGTGAACAAGTATGTGAAGGAAGTGCGTCACCCGTTGCCAAGGATAGAGGAGGTTATGGCGAAGCTGAATGGAGGAAAGCTGTTTTCGAAGTTGGACCTGAGTCGTGCCTACAACCAGTTTGTTCTGACCGAAGAGTCCCGAAGAGTGTGTGCGCTATCAACCCATAAAGGTGTCTTTCTCATGAATCGGCTTCCATTTGGCATCAAAACGTCGTCAGGGATCGTTCAGAGAGAAATGGAGAAGTTGTTTGCGAACGAGCCTTTTGTGATTACGTTCATCGATGATGTTCTAATAACAGGCAGGAACGATGAGGAGCACCTGGCCACCTTGGAGAGAGTCTTGGAGATTTTGCACAGATCGGGATTAACGTTGCGCAAGGATAAGTGCACATTCTTCAAGAAGAAGGTCAGCTATCTGGGCTTTGAGATCACCGAGAACGGAGTAACGAAGACGCAAGACCGACTGAAAGCGATCGTGGCGGCGAAAGCTCCTGAGAATGTCTCAGAGGTTCGTGCATTTGCGGGAATGATGAACTACTACGGGAGGTTTATCAAAGATTTGTCCACGATTATGTCCCCGTTGTACGAGCTGCTGAAAAAGGGGAGCAAATTCGTTTGGTCCCAGAGCTGTCAGGCGGCGTTCGAGCGAGCTAAACAGGAGGTTTGTAAAGATGTTTCCCTGTCACATTTCGACCCGAAGAAGGAGATTGTGTTGATTTGCGATGCGTCAAATGTGGGAGTGTCAGCAGTCTTGGCGCACAGAGAGCACAACGAGGATCGACCGATTGCATTCGCGAGTAGAACGCTCAGCCCGAGTGAGAAAGGTTACAGTGTTCTGCAGAAGGAAGGTCTGGCCATCGTGTTTGGATTAAACAAGTATTACTTCTACCTGGCTGGGAACAAGGTTACCATCAAGACAGACCACAAACCGTTGGTCGCGATTTTCGGCCCTCAGAAGGGGGTACCAGTGATGGCAGCTGGGCGGATGCAGAGGTGGGCGAACTTCATATCGGGATTCCAGTACCAGATGGACCACATTTCGTCGGAAGAGAATGTAGCTGACTATCCATCCCGTTGTCCAGTCGAGTCGTGGGAGCTGTGGAAGGAGGATGGAACGTATTTGAACTTCATCACTTCTGGAAGCAAACTGTCATTGGATACCGACGCGTTGAGAGCAGCTACTGAAGGCGATAAAGTTCTGTCCTTTGTGAGACAACAGGTTCTTCTGGGCAAGAAGCAGGGGCTGCAGAACGACGAGTTCCAAGCCTTCGCTCGAATCTACGAAGAACTGGCAGTGGAAAACGACATCGTGATGAGAGGATTCCGAGTTGTTGTTCCAGCATCGTTGAGACAGGTGGTTCTTGAGGAACTGCACACTGCTCATCTGGGAGTGAACAAATCTAAAAGTGTCGCGAGAGGTTACTTCTGGTGGCCAGGATTGGACGAGGCGATCGAGAGTTACATACGGGGTTGTAGCGCGTGTCTTTCGGAGCAACCGTCGCCGCCGTTAGCAGAGTTGATACCCTGGGAGGTTCCGATTCGTCCCTGGTCGAGAATTCACGTGGATTATGCTGGCCCGATCCAAGGTGTGTGGTACCTGATAGTAATCGACGCTCTTACTAAATGGCCGGAAGTATTTCCGACCAGAACGATCACGGCGACGTTTACCATCGAGAGGTTGATGGAATGTATGGCGCGATTTGGTTTGGTCGATGAAATTGTCTCGGACAATGGGACGCAGTTCACGGCAAAGGAGTTTAAATCCTTCGTGGAAGCAAACGGAATCAAGCACAACTTAACCGCACCGGGACACCCCGCCTCCAACGGGGCGGCAGAAAATTTTGTAAAGACGTTCAAGTCTGCGTTGAAGAAAGCCTGTAACGATGGTTTGGGACGCCGCTCCAGCGAAGTCTTGAACAATTTTCTGATGGCCTACCGCAAGTCAACGCACTGTTCGTCGAAATTGTCGCCAGCGGTTGCTTTGTTGGGACGAGAAATGGTGACAAAATTCGATCGTATGCTGCCCCAATCGACCAAGCCAGAGGTGCCCAAACTGGACGTACTGAAGGAGAACTTGACCACAGCCCAAAGGAAGCAGCAACGGCAGTTTAAAGGTTCGCGGATCCATGAATTCTGCCCGGGAGAGAAAGTGTTGGTGAGAGATTACTCCGATCCGAACCACACCAAGTGGGAGAAAGCTGTCGTCGATCAGGTACTGGGAAAGCGCAATTATCTGGTCACTTTAAGCAGTTCAAGGCGTCGAATTAAGCGTCACCTCGATCAGATGGTGCCTGACACGTCGGTGGCAAAAGCGGGTGCGCGGATGTTTCCCAAGAGCGGTGGTGCTAGTTGTGTTCCAAGTCGTCCTTCCAGCTCGCTACTTTCAGGGAACTATTCTGCTAAAATTGTCTTGGGTAGTGAGACGAAAGCTTCGACACAGCCGGCGGCAGTACAACCTGAGTCACGCGAGGGGGCGGAGTCGCCGGTAGGACCACAGGAGACTCAAGAGTTAGGAGACATGGTCGGTGAGGAGGAGGTTCGGGGTTTTGACACAGGATGGTCGGTTCAGGGAAAGAAGCGTAAGGTGAAAGAAGTCTTTCCGGATCCATATGCTAGGAAAACCTCTAAAAGGCTTAAACGCAGCAAGTACGATCAGCTCCTAAGAATGTTCCTACCTTTGCAGAATTCAGCCTGTGAGAAATCGGAACACAAACCTAACAGCAACGGACCAAACGGAGAGCTTAGCGAAAACCAACATGCTTAG